CTCAGCTTAAATAACCTGCCGACTGTGTGTACTATGCAGTACTAACCCAGCTCCTAACAAACTAATGCATCAGTGCTGCTTTCTGCACTAACTCGCCAAGTGTTTCAAAAGTGCGATGTAAAAGGTTCTTCCATGCAGATTGGGTTTGTGATTGTCATGATCATTTTCTCTCGCCCTTCGTAGCCAGTTTTTGCTGGTTAATCTTAAAACATTGCACTATTCTTATATGGCTCATAACTGTGTGTTTTACAGTCTTGCTCTGGCTTTTTCTCTGATCATTTGTAGTCAGGTTAAAAAAAACGAATAAAGAAGCAGCAGATGAATTAAACACAACATGAAAGGCCTTACGCCCAAGTTGGCGTGTCAGACTGCGGCCAACAAAAGATTGACGTTCAGCATTGGTCATATGTGCTCTATGAAGCCGGAGTCCTCCACACAAAAGAATCTGATCCATTAAGCATCTCAGTTAGTCTTTGAGTGAAGTTTATTGGTTTTTGAACCGATTTCCTGGTGTAGAGCGACTGAAATGATTCTCATCATTACCGGCCTACATTGACGCTACCTCAGGTGCGCACAACAGTTCATGGAAAATGTAACAAACAAGCCCCGCTCTCATGTAAACCGATGGTTCTGCAGTCCACTTGTCATGCTGAGACGTGCCGCGCAGTATACGTATCAGCACAAACCAAGTACACGCCTCAGGAGCTCCTCTGCATCACAGTATTATAGGATGAAATAATGGTAGTGAATAACGTGCTTGCTAAATGTGAACGCTGCCAATAATGAGACGTTAAGGTCAACACATCTAATGAAGACATTTTGGTCCACTTGCATTTATTTAGACAAGAATATTTCAAATCTTGCCAATGAAGGAGGCCGAGACCTCCTGACTTCCAATTCAGTCACTCGTGGTTGTGTATTGGAATATCTGTACTATATCACACATGTTGAGTGTTGAgatttgtataaaaaaaaagaaaagcatcacAATGTCCCATGTACATTGTATTTGAAAAATTGTATTTGAAATAGCAAAAGAGTTTGTTTCAAATAGTGAAAATTTGATCACAAGTCAGGACTTTATagtgtttttgtcatttttaagatgaaaacttctttttttgtgttaattttctacatttgcatttgtttttcatgtgcaATTGTCATAAAAAAGATAATTACATGTGTAATCTTTCAGTTCTGTTAGTTGAGTTACAGAGATAACTTGATGTTTGACTGTTGCATGAAGACAACTGTTTCTGCAGTGACAAGTGATGGACGGTATTACGTGTACTGACATCAGAAGTAGGCAGTGTTtgcccttttccttttttttcccttaactAAATACAAGTTAACAGTTCTTTTTATAAATAGCTGACTAGTTATCAATATTTGTAAGATCTTTTCATCCTTTTAAAAGTATTCTTTTATTTGCTTGATAGTATAGCTGCATTTTATAAGAATGTCAAGGGCTTCcttgtgatttcctggatttccCTTTTGAAATTCACCCTAATAAATCGAATCACATCAGTCATTTCAATTGTACAGAGTAAGAAATTGTAAATTGAGCCAAAGTATGCTGCCCGGTGTATTAAAGAGTAATTTTGTGACTTTGTTGTATGAAGTTCATGAAGGCTGGAGGGCGGGTGTGCAGGGGCCGAGCAGAGAAATGACGGATATATAATAAATGTCACGTCTCAGCTTTGTGCTTCCTGTTGATTGAACCAAAAAGACAACGGCTCTTTATCACCAGGAGGACAATAATCAACAGAACACACCCCGTCTGACAGAAGACCCCGTTAAGAAGCGACTCAACTGCCCTGGTGATGGTTTTTattaaaagaagataaaaaaaaaaaaaaaaaaaacataaaaaagataTGATTGTTCTCATTTCTGTGATTCTTAagtaataaaaaatgtatttgcacATATGCAATCAATACATTAAAAAGCAAAGTCTTCCATACATCGTGTTTCCTCCTTTTGAAAGATGGCGGGTTTACGCGGGTTTGTGGGATTCGGTGAAAAATCTGCTCACCAGAAATCATCGTCGTCTTCTTTTGCAGAAAAAGCTGCAATGCTGTGAAAAGAAAACGgagttaattcagaaaaaaaaactttttcatttattccaaacaaaaaaacactaagTATTCCTCTAGATGAAAACCCATAACAGGAATGAAAAGTTATGAGAAGAGGATTATGACGCCTTATCCGTTCCTTAAACTTTATGAATATACCAGCAAAACTTCTGAATAAGGAAATGCAAGAAACACTGGATTCATAAAGAAGTCATGAATGTATTATTAATAGTTTGAGTTTACCTTTCTTCTTTCTCCAAAGACAAACTTTTTTCCTCTGGAGTCGTTTGTACAGCTTCCTCTTCCTAAGAGGAAGAAGTAGATAAAGGCAAACACTCAGCGGTAGCTGCTGTGCATTGAGAGGTTTTACAGTCCTGCAGACGGACGTGGGTGTAACTCACCTGCGGACGCTGCTTCTCCCGTGATTCCAGGACCATTTGCATGTATTTTTCCAGAGGATTTTCACCTTTAGATTCCTCCCTGTCATTGTCTGCCTTTTCCTCCTGCCCCTCCTCCTTCTTAacttctgtttcttcttcttctgtcacCTGTTTTGACTGCTCCACCTCTTGCAAAAGCTGCTTTGATATAGATGCCATCAACACCggtcagacttttttttttcttttttagtatacataaatatttaaagtttagaaagaggattttttataaggcGCTTGCTCTACAATAACATTTACCAATTCTTTCTCCAGTTGCTCCAGCTCTTGCCGCTCTCGCTCTTTGGCTTCTTCTAGCTCCCTCTGCCTTCGTTCTTGTCTTTCTTTGCGCTCCATTTCCCACCTTTCCTCGTCAtcaacttcctcctccgcccCCGCAGATTCACCTGAGGTCTGTGAGACTTCTAAAGAGCCTGTTGGGATTGATTAAAGATCATTTATTGGTTAGACTCTTCATTTTGGATGAAGATATAGCAAACGGCAGAACGGCTCCATCATGACACACTGGTGCCGCCGAGGTTGGCGTACAGTAAAAGATGACTGTTCTCGTCCTCTGGGGTCAACCGAGATCATGGGTCAGTACTGAGAGGACTGAGGACTCACCCGTCAGACCCTGAAAGTCCCCTGGGTTTTCTGGGAGGTCCTGTGAGTGGGGGGCAGCGGGACGGTCAGGGGCCTCCTCAGAAAGAGGGACGGCAGTGTCCAGGAGAAGCTCTGGAATGTGGCCGGGCTCTGGAGAGGGACACGCACAAAGAGATCTTTTATGCTCCACCATAATGAAACCGGGCCAGAGAACCAGCACAGAATACATAATCAGCTGTCCTTCATCCTCACCATTGTGCAGGGACACTGAAAGGACACTTTGGAGGCCAGTCACacactcattaaaaaaaaggaagccaACTCAAAAATCAAAACCCTCCACACTGCATATGCAGGATTAGTTTTTTTGTGAAtgagaaaacaacaaattattgtgtttattcaaaaaaaaaaagtgatgacACCTTCCTGCAGCATTGCATGCTTAGCAGTAACTGTGTATCATGCATATATGAATGTGAAGCCAAGTATACAGtgcaagtttttttgttttaaataggacaaaaagaaaacccaacaaCCTTCCGGTTGCAGCAGAGGAAGCCGAGCTTCCAGGTCTGGTACTCTCAGGATTCCTATTTCTGTCCCATGTCTTACAAACCTTCAAACAGCATGCAGCAGAGCTGTAAAGCAGACGACATAACAATCTCTTACCTGACAATATCCCCGTGAGATCTTCGAGGTTTATCTTCTCAGGCTGTGGGGAAGAGTCTGAGCTGGGGAACTCGGACTCTAACTTGGGCGGACTGAGAGACGCAGGGACAGACATGACAGCATTAGTATTCACCGGCCTTATGTGTCATGCATAAAACATGGTGCGCTGTCCTTGCCAAAGTCCTGCCAGATGGTACCTGGACTGCTCTCGTGCCGTGCTCCAGAGCTGGGGACTGCGAGCAGGACTGAACTCGGGGGAAAAGTCACACGTGTCCTCGACCTCACAAGACGGCCGTCTGTCAGGCTGCGGCTGAGGGAAAACAACCGGAGACACACCTGCCCCTACACACAGGAGAGTCCCACATTAGAGAAACACTGCAGGTACGGAAAGATCATTCTTCTTTCTGAAAGTTATGAttaattattacgtattttgaaatgtattttatgaaTTTACCTCCTCCACTCGTTTCCTGAACTCGGTTCCAGGAACCGGACTCTGGTGGGCAGGTTACATGTTCGGATGCAGATCTTTCATCCTGAGGTCGTTCATCTCTTAGAAATACAGGTTCAGTCAAAGAGTGGTGACTGGGGTGGGTGAGAACTGTTGTTTGGGGCTGATCGTGGTCTTCTGAGAAAGTAACTCGGAGCTGTGCTGGTGGTAAAGAGTCTCTGGTGTCTTGGAATACCAACACGGGGGATTTGACACTTTGAGGAGATTGTCTGATTGAGGTCTTTAGTTTGCCAGTTGAATGAGGAGAGTCTTGTTTTCTGAGAGCTGAGCTGGCACGATTCGCGGGAAATGCTTGTTGGGGGGAGAGGGGTCTTGGAGGAAGCATGTGTGAGATGGTGGAGTGCACCGCCCTCTGCTGGTAGTTCCTGTAGGCCTCCTCCAAACTCTCTGCCTCCCTTTGCAGCTCCTGGATCCGAGTCTTGGCTTCTACCACCATCTCCATGTCGGGGTCGGGACCATCTTTCCATGGCGACTTGTGCCCTCGCGATGGCCCGCCTGCTTCGTAAACATGGCTGTAACCCCCCCTGGCCCTCAGCAGGGCTCTGTCCACATAGATGTCAGGGGGAACGAGCTCGTCGGCGCTGAGCTGCAGGACCGAGCGATCAACGAGAGACGGCTTGGGGTTACGCAGTACCTCATTCTCAAGTGCTGTTGTCAGCCATTGAGTCACAGGGAAGAAAGGGAAAGAAGAAAAGCAGACTATAAGGCACTAACACACAAGACAAACCCCCATTCAAGATCTGAGACAATACATGCAGCTACACCTAAAATCCAGCTGCTACTGCTGGAATGTggcttcatttctttcttctaatTGAAACCCAGTGGGATCATGCttcataattatataatattttcCTCTATACAAGACTTAATAGTCCATTAAAATAGATATGAtttgggaaagaaagaaagcctctttttaaaaagatcaAAAAGTTAATTGTACAAGTTACAGTACTAAACATAGCATGCATAACTGAAATCAACATGATTTCAGTTACTGAGATAATTTGTACagtacacaaatacaaatgaccCATAAAGTTAGTTGAACTTGTGTGAGTGTTTCATGCTCCAGCACAGAATGATTCCTGGTCTCTGACACGGTTGGAGGAAGTGTACATGTATTTGGGTGAGGGCGTATTTGTCATGTATGCATGACATGTAGACAAGACACTTTATTGTGTTTATTGTAATTTTGACAACAGTTGAGTAATTCGGGAACATAAAATTGTGAGAAGGCTGCatctaacaagaaaaactgaaaataagcCAAAAAGGCTGGGGTGCTGACATCATATTTTCTGTTCTGGTCTCCATCAGGCTGATTTTCTGAGTCTGGGTGTGATTTGTTTACACACATGGGAGCTTAACGTGACGACATCAGGAGGTATGTCCAAGCAGCAAGACTGAGCCTGGAGTAAAATGCCAGCAGAGGAACTTAGAGGGAGGGTCATTCGTACTTGAGCATGGCACAGTACAGCTAAACTAGTGTGACTAGGCCCTAAGACATGGTGACATGCAGATCTGAAACCCTccagaggatgatgatgatgacgatgatgatggtaCCTTGTTGAGTTTGACGAAGCTGCATCTTGATGTCTTCAACGTGGTTAGTCATCCACTGTGACCTCTCCTCACAGTCCGTCAGCTGAGCCTTGAGCTGAGCACATCGCTCCACCTGCAGAAAGCAGACAGGGATGTTTTTACACTCTGCAAAAgtacataaaaaacaaaaaatcccgATCACATAGTTTCCCACAGTCGACAACCTGGCATGATGGGACTGACCTCATTCTGGAGCTgcgcctgcagcagctgcttctgGTTGTCAAACTCTTCCTCGTCCAGTCTGCGAGCATTCTGCAGCCTCTGAAGTTCCATCTGCAAGGCCAGTTGCTCTTTGGATGGCTTGGACATTTCTGTGaaagggaaattaaaaaaagggggagaggggggtTGGCTTGAGGATTAGAGTCAAAGCTTAAACTGAAACTCATTctactcatttcatttttttccccccgctCTAAAAATGGAGGACTACTGGCATTCCTCAGTAAGGGAGAGACATTTTAGCTTGCACTGGTAAAGGAAGGTGTCTGACTCCGGTCTGCTTGTCTGCATAGCTATGATCACACCACCGAGGCCCCACATTGGCAGGCAAGTCACACTCAGAGAGATTCAGAAAGGGGCGGTGGGACAGACGAGCATGAATGCTTCACAGTACACTGAACCTCACCGCCACAATGGACGTGGACCGCAGCGCTCTGAATGCAGGATGAGAACTACATCTACAGTATCACACACAGGGGGAAAAAGAGCATATCTGCCCTCTGATGACATTTCAGGAGTTATAACTTCATTTTCATAACATTACATGTAATGTAAAgtggatgaaaaaaagaaagaaaagaaatacagttGGTTATAATCCCTGAGAGACACTGCAATCATTTCCCACCTGCGTGTAGATGCCGGTTCTCCTCTTGGGCTTCCTCCAGCTGTTTCTTGAGCAGCTGCATCTGCCCCTGCAGCTCTGCTTTCTCTCTCCTCAAACTGGGGTAGTCGCTAGTGCTCTCCAGTCTTTCCGTCAACAGCTCCTTCTGTTGAGTCAGCAGAGAAATCTGCTGCTTTGCTGTGTCTAGTTCCAACTGAAGAGTAACAGACAAGACATGAAAATAATCACGGAGGCCGTCATGAATCACAGTGTCGTatccaacacaggcctaattatCTATGtgattagtttttttattttttaaacctcTTGCGGACTGAAAAAACGGCTCAAATGTGGGTCAGTCCCATTTACCTGCACCCGTGTAAACTCTGAACATGTTCTGTTGTGGTCCTCTAATCTGGAGTCAATTATGGCTGCCTCCTTCTGGATTCGAACAGTTTCAGCTGGAAAATATAGTGATGTTGGAAGCATGAAAACATCAGCAACAGCAAACCGGTTGTGTAAGCCATTAATTACACATTAAATAAAAGCCTTACCTTTATTTCTGTTCTCACTTTCTGTGAGTTTTTCTGTTCTTTTGATGAATTCCTCTTTCAATTCAAGCTGACACCTAATTTCACAAAAGCAAAAGGGTATAAACATgattaaaaaagtatttaataatAAATGATGATTATATTAGGACAGACACACATTAAATTGTGATCGTcaacacacatatacatgttTAACAATGTTTATAGAACCCGCAACTGTATTTCTGACACCCATCAAACATGCTGTTTGGATTTTTCTGATAATAAAGAGCTAATGTTCTTCGTGCACAATACATAGTGTTATTACTTTAACCGTACCCAACACTGACATCGTCTGGTCACTCaaaacgatttaaaaaaatgccaAACTAAACTCTCTTAAACTTAAACTCTAAAACTCAGTGATTAGAACAGATGCTGCACACATGGGACCCAAGGCTTCTTGTTTTTGATGAGGATGTGAGCTCCAACCAAACCAAATGGATATGACACAGAGTCCAGCATGAAAAATGTACCTGGAAAGTTCATTGTTCAGCCTTTGGTCATACGTGTCCTCCATGGTCTTCACGGCCAGTTCTCTCCTCCTCAACAGCTCTTCGGTCGTTTTGACTTTCTCCGCGTGAATCTGACAAGTCCTAACATTGCACCAACACAGAGATGTTCTTTAGGAGCCGGtggcaacaaagaaaaaaagcaaagtgAAAATAATGGTTTTCAAGGAGATCTTACTTTTCAAAAGCTTCGTTCCTCATCCTCAGCTCATTTTCTCTGTTACGTAGTGATTCAATGTCTTTCAACATGGACTGTCTTTGCATGTACACACCCTTTTCGTCAATCTgacaaaacaaaagagaaattaAAAACAATGCCATCAATTAAACTTCctctgaagaaaaataaagcaaacaaagccaataaaataattttcctTTGGGGATTTAGAAAACATTATTTGGTAAGCAATTTCTCATATAAATAATCAGAAAGGTTGAATTTTATAAACATCTTATACCAGAATTTTTTCTTACATCTAATATGATCAGTAGAATTGACCATGTTTAACTTTTCTGCACAAAAAGACTGATCACTTTTAACTTGTAAGCCTTCTATTGATGCAAAGATAAATGACACTCATGTGATCAACTAATCAGGAACTCGTTCATGTCGGTTAGGAAGCAGCACCGCGATAGTGAGAAATATTGCATCAGTACTAAGTGAAAGCATGAGAGGGCAAAAGTTCTTGCTTTAGAAGCACAGAAGATTTTTTCCCTCCAAGTGTCAATTCATTACTACACCGTGGAGTTTGTAAAGAGGAAATGCACAGGACTTTATATTGACTGAAGAAACTGGAGCTGTTGTATTCACAGCAGAATCAGACTGATCACATTAACTAAACTAATCATCTGATCGATAAATCAAGCTTTACTGACAGAGATCAAAGAGCAGCTGCGTGGTGTATACATTtttgtataaataataaagttaGGAGACTGTTCAGCTGATACTGTCATTGGGAAAAGAAAGTGTTTGCATTGAATTCTAAAGAAATGCAGAGATATCTTGACAAGAGGACTGCATCCAGGTGCAAATATTAACGACAGAGAATAAAACAAGTAAATGTTAGAAATGTTGTACCTCTTGCTGTTTTTGTAACCTTTCAATAGCATTTTTCTCTCGCTCCATCAGTGCTTTTGCCTTCATTTCGTAAGTTCTCTCCAGTTCTTgcttcaaattttcaaattctTTGTGAAATTTGCTCTTTTCTTCTATCCTTACTTTGGCAATTTCAACTTCTTTAAAATGTTGcagctggggaaaaaaaaaacaatattgaaTCACATAAAATGATAAACAATGTCCATAATCAAAAATAAATTCCTTTTAACATAAGAGTGTGTCTCTACCTTTGTGTTCATTTCTGCTTCCATCTGGGCCTCCGTTTCTTTTCTGTAGCAAGCCAGTTTTGATtggaaagaaaacattttgtCTTCACTGCAACGTGTGCGCTCATATTCCTTATCAATGACTTTCATCTTCTCAACTAAtattgggaagaaaaaaaggagaaaggaaAACTATGTTGAAGGTGACGTGTttggaattaaaattaaaaaaaagggtcaACTTCATTCATCAGTTAATCTCACCAAGAGACTCTCCGTAAGTTGATGATGCACTTGTCTGGACGTCAGCGTCTTGGCGGAGACTGTGAGTATAATGGTGTGTGAGCTGTGTTAAAAGACTGAGCAGgaaccctgcaggacaaaaACAATACATGAAGGACAAGAATTTGCATAACAGCAGGTTTTTTATCTTAATCAGAacgaaccagaacatgaacataccCTTattgctgttttctttacttgaCTGTAAAAAATCATCACTCATTTAGTCAAACATGGAAATTTAGTAACTTCTCATCATGTACCAGCTTTACTATAAATTGAATGATTCATTACCAGATATGTATACAGGGCTGATTCCGGGCTAATTTTGAGAAGCTGAAGAAGGTCTTCTTTCTTGAAAACCTGCCCAAATGGATGAGAATTATTTGTAAttataagtttttttttcatcctcaCATTGTTAGAAGACATAAGCAGCCATACACACCTTCTCTTTACTTAAACCACTTTCAGGGCAGAACACAGACAGCGTGTACTCGTACCCCGAGCTGCGGAGGTGATCCACCACTATGCTGTTACACGCTGAAACTAATAGTGGTTCGAGTTTCACAGGTATTGATCTCTGATCGTGTCCTGTCAGAGGTGAAAGCTTCAACTCCTGGATGAGCTGATTCCGCATCTGTGCCTGAATCACATGCAAAAAAGGAGAAGGATaacaaccagaggtgtcaagtaacgaagtacaaatacttcgttaccttacttaagtagaaatgttggttatctatacttcactggagtaattattttacagacgactttttacttttactccttacattttcatgcaattatctgtactttttactccttacattttaaaaacagcctcgttactctatttcatttcggcctttaaaaaaaactatccagttaaattgctccatccggatagagtgaatttggttgtggttgtttcagatgttcttgtccagttttgttcttacatccgctccctcagattcctgcaactaaacttggatgtacattccaataaaggttaggataaatgataacatgcctctgaagtttgactttttgcaccattaccatacttataggcaactagtcatcatatctcctgctctctgaaacacatgttaatgctcaatagtacacatatatggttctttaatatatttgcattatactaagatgcattcattttcaacggcttttgtccttaatggcttttttcccccttacattacttttacttttatactttaattagttttgaaaccagtacttttatacttttactcgggtaaaaaacttgagttgacttctacaggagtatttttaaactctagtatctatacttctacctgagtaatgaatgtgaatacttttgacacctctgacaacAACCAATGCTGAAGTAAATGGAGCAGACTTTGACTATATGAACAAGCTGCCATATTACTTACTTTGAGTGTATCGAGCACTCCTTTGTTTTTGAAGGTTTGATAGAGTCTCTTCCTCAAGTCCTCCGAGGACAGACCATCTTCCTTAGAGGACATAACTGCCCGCTACACCTGCAAACAAACACCTTGGTTTTCAACGACTTTCATGACATTATTAAGCCGTTAAGTGCTGTCGTTCGTCCACCCTAATTATAATATTCGAGACTTagaagaaaaaagattaaaataaatgCTTACTAGTAACCACGTAGCCTGACTAAAAAGAGGTGtgacaacaaaaacatttaaatccgTCAACGGAAATGTCAGTTCCGGCTGGCTCATGGTGATGACgtttcaaaaaaacaaacatacaaacaaattactttataatattgagatatttatttaatatagtGTTCATTTATGAGGTTAGAAATAACAGTTAATAACCTTTCTAAAAATGTAaactaaataataatttaaattttctACTCTATCATGTCGTCATCTTTGTGCGACATTCTCTCAGTTCTCCGGGAAGCAACATTTACAGGTAAACACACGTCG
This DNA window, taken from Cololabis saira isolate AMF1-May2022 chromosome 6, fColSai1.1, whole genome shotgun sequence, encodes the following:
- the ofd1 gene encoding centriole and centriolar satellite protein ofd1 isoform X2 — encoded protein: MSSKEDGLSSEDLRKRLYQTFKNKGVLDTLKAQMRNQLIQELKLSPLTGHDQRSIPVKLEPLLVSACNSIVVDHLRSSGYEYTLSVFCPESGLSKEKVFKKEDLLQLLKISPESALYTYLSSKENSNKGFLLSLLTQLTHHYTHSLRQDADVQTSASSTYGESLVEKMKVIDKEYERTRCSEDKMFSFQSKLACYRKETEAQMEAEMNTKLQHFKEVEIAKVRIEEKSKFHKEFENLKQELERTYEMKAKALMEREKNAIERLQKQQEIDEKGVYMQRQSMLKDIESLRNRENELRMRNEAFEKTCQIHAEKVKTTEELLRRRELAVKTMEDTYDQRLNNELSRCQLELKEEFIKRTEKLTESENRNKAETVRIQKEAAIIDSRLEDHNRTCSEFTRVQLELDTAKQQISLLTQQKELLTERLESTSDYPSLRREKAELQGQMQLLKKQLEEAQEENRHLHAEMSKPSKEQLALQMELQRLQNARRLDEEEFDNQKQLLQAQLQNEVERCAQLKAQLTDCEERSQWMTNHVEDIKMQLRQTQQALENEVLRNPKPSLVDRSVLQLSADELVPPDIYVDRALLRARGGYSHVYEAGGPSRGHKSPWKDGPDPDMEMVVEAKTRIQELQREAESLEEAYRNYQQRAVHSTISHMLPPRPLSPQQAFPANRASSALRKQDSPHSTGKLKTSIRQSPQSVKSPVLVFQDTRDSLPPAQLRVTFSEDHDQPQTTVLTHPSHHSLTEPVFLRDERPQDERSASEHVTCPPESGSWNRVQETSGGGAGVSPVVFPQPQPDRRPSCEVEDTCDFSPEFSPARSPQLWSTAREQSSPPKLESEFPSSDSSPQPEKINLEDLTGILSEPGHIPELLLDTAVPLSEEAPDRPAAPHSQDLPENPGDFQGLTGSLEVSQTSGESAGAEEEVDDEERWEMERKERQERRQRELEEAKERERQELEQLEKELLLQEVEQSKQVTEEEETEVKKEEGQEEKADNDREESKGENPLEKYMQMVLESREKQRPQEEEAVQTTPEEKSLSLEKEESIAAFSAKEDDDDFW
- the ofd1 gene encoding centriole and centriolar satellite protein ofd1 isoform X1, whose amino-acid sequence is MSSKEDGLSSEDLRKRLYQTFKNKGVLDTLKAQMRNQLIQELKLSPLTGHDQRSIPVKLEPLLVSACNSIVVDHLRSSGYEYTLSVFCPESGLSKEKVFKKEDLLQLLKISPESALYTYLSSKENSNKGFLLSLLTQLTHHYTHSLRQDADVQTSASSTYGESLVEKMKVIDKEYERTRCSEDKMFSFQSKLACYRKETEAQMEAEMNTKLQHFKEVEIAKVRIEEKSKFHKEFENLKQELERTYEMKAKALMEREKNAIERLQKQQEIDEKGVYMQRQSMLKDIESLRNRENELRMRNEAFEKTCQIHAEKVKTTEELLRRRELAVKTMEDTYDQRLNNELSRCQLELKEEFIKRTEKLTESENRNKAETVRIQKEAAIIDSRLEDHNRTCSEFTRVQLELDTAKQQISLLTQQKELLTERLESTSDYPSLRREKAELQGQMQLLKKQLEEAQEENRHLHAEMSKPSKEQLALQMELQRLQNARRLDEEEFDNQKQLLQAQLQNEVERCAQLKAQLTDCEERSQWMTNHVEDIKMQLRQTQQALENEVLRNPKPSLVDRSVLQLSADELVPPDIYVDRALLRARGGYSHVYEAGGPSRGHKSPWKDGPDPDMEMVVEAKTRIQELQREAESLEEAYRNYQQRAVHSTISHMLPPRPLSPQQAFPANRASSALRKQDSPHSTGKLKTSIRQSPQSVKSPVLVFQDTRDSLPPAQLRVTFSEDHDQPQTTVLTHPSHHSLTEPVFLRDERPQDERSASEHVTCPPESGSWNRVQETSGGGAGVSPVVFPQPQPDRRPSCEVEDTCDFSPEFSPARSPQLWSTAREQSSPPKLESEFPSSDSSPQPEKINLEDLTGILSEPGHIPELLLDTAVPLSEEAPDRPAAPHSQDLPENPGDFQGLTGSLEVSQTSGESAGAEEEVDDEERWEMERKERQERRQRELEEAKERERQELEQLEKELQLLQEVEQSKQVTEEEETEVKKEEGQEEKADNDREESKGENPLEKYMQMVLESREKQRPQEEEAVQTTPEEKSLSLEKEESIAAFSAKEDDDDFW
- the ofd1 gene encoding centriole and centriolar satellite protein ofd1 isoform X3 codes for the protein MSSKEDGLSSEDLRKRLYQTFKNKGVLDTLKVFKKEDLLQLLKISPESALYTYLSSKENSNKGFLLSLLTQLTHHYTHSLRQDADVQTSASSTYGESLVEKMKVIDKEYERTRCSEDKMFSFQSKLACYRKETEAQMEAEMNTKLQHFKEVEIAKVRIEEKSKFHKEFENLKQELERTYEMKAKALMEREKNAIERLQKQQEIDEKGVYMQRQSMLKDIESLRNRENELRMRNEAFEKTCQIHAEKVKTTEELLRRRELAVKTMEDTYDQRLNNELSRCQLELKEEFIKRTEKLTESENRNKAETVRIQKEAAIIDSRLEDHNRTCSEFTRVQLELDTAKQQISLLTQQKELLTERLESTSDYPSLRREKAELQGQMQLLKKQLEEAQEENRHLHAEMSKPSKEQLALQMELQRLQNARRLDEEEFDNQKQLLQAQLQNEVERCAQLKAQLTDCEERSQWMTNHVEDIKMQLRQTQQALENEVLRNPKPSLVDRSVLQLSADELVPPDIYVDRALLRARGGYSHVYEAGGPSRGHKSPWKDGPDPDMEMVVEAKTRIQELQREAESLEEAYRNYQQRAVHSTISHMLPPRPLSPQQAFPANRASSALRKQDSPHSTGKLKTSIRQSPQSVKSPVLVFQDTRDSLPPAQLRVTFSEDHDQPQTTVLTHPSHHSLTEPVFLRDERPQDERSASEHVTCPPESGSWNRVQETSGGGAGVSPVVFPQPQPDRRPSCEVEDTCDFSPEFSPARSPQLWSTAREQSSPPKLESEFPSSDSSPQPEKINLEDLTGILSEPGHIPELLLDTAVPLSEEAPDRPAAPHSQDLPENPGDFQGLTGSLEVSQTSGESAGAEEEVDDEERWEMERKERQERRQRELEEAKERERQELEQLEKELQLLQEVEQSKQVTEEEETEVKKEEGQEEKADNDREESKGENPLEKYMQMVLESREKQRPQEEEAVQTTPEEKSLSLEKEESIAAFSAKEDDDDFW